From one Alicyclobacillus acidocaldarius subsp. acidocaldarius Tc-4-1 genomic stretch:
- a CDS encoding phosphoadenylyl-sulfate reductase — protein MAVTLEEAAWIEELAATYEEARPEDILREALRRVPNITFACSFGAEDMVILDMLMSIDPQADVFYLDTNVLFPETYELIEQAVAKYGIPNLHQVLPKLTLEEQAAQYGDALWSRDPNLCCKIRKVEPLADFLAGYDGWITGIRREQAPTRRNAKVFEWDAKFNIVKVNPLVRWTEKDVWNYIVERGVPYNPLHDRNYPSIGCLHCTRPVKPGEDPRSGRWAGFDKTECGLHADQ, from the coding sequence GTGGCTGTGACCCTGGAAGAGGCGGCGTGGATTGAGGAGTTGGCCGCGACGTACGAAGAGGCGCGACCGGAGGACATCCTGCGCGAAGCGCTGCGCAGAGTGCCGAACATCACCTTTGCCTGCTCATTCGGCGCCGAGGACATGGTGATCCTCGACATGCTGATGTCCATCGACCCACAGGCCGATGTATTCTATCTCGACACCAACGTGCTGTTTCCCGAGACGTACGAGTTGATTGAGCAGGCCGTCGCCAAGTACGGCATTCCGAACCTGCACCAGGTGCTGCCGAAGCTGACGCTCGAGGAGCAGGCGGCCCAATACGGCGACGCGCTCTGGAGCCGCGACCCAAACCTGTGCTGCAAGATCCGCAAGGTGGAGCCCCTCGCGGATTTTCTCGCTGGCTACGACGGCTGGATTACCGGCATCCGGCGCGAACAGGCGCCGACGCGCCGCAACGCCAAGGTGTTCGAGTGGGACGCGAAATTCAACATCGTCAAGGTCAATCCGCTCGTGCGCTGGACGGAGAAGGACGTCTGGAACTACATCGTGGAACGCGGCGTCCCCTACAACCCCTTGCACGATCGCAACTATCCGTCCATCGGATGCCTGCACTGCACGCGTCCCGTGAAGCCGGGCGAAGACCCGCGGAGCGGCCGCTGGGCCGGCTTCGACAAGACCGAGTGCGGCCTTCACGCCGATCAGTGA
- a CDS encoding glycosyltransferase family 2 protein encodes MSTQATPRREWPLRQAHTVSSVCPRDVDLPQVRGSQGQLLSVVVPVFNEEDVILTTHERLTAVLDGLPLSWEVLYVDDGSTDASPALLDRLAEGDPRVRVIHFARNFGHQLAITAGIDAAMGDAVVVIDADLQDPPDLIPELVAKWREGYEVVLARRAIRFGETWFKRATAAAFYRVLNRLTDVEIPVDVGDFRLMDRKVCDVLRALPEHRRFVRGLVAWMGFRQAEVEYVRQPRFAGESKYPLRRMVRLALDAVTSFSTRPLGWPLYAGAVAGLLGLAAFAAFAALFAVSGKMMDVMALVLSGVVVCTGAVLVSVGLLGLYVGNVLDEVRGRPLYIVDRAVGVRREASPRE; translated from the coding sequence ATGTCTACACAGGCGACGCCCAGGCGTGAGTGGCCTCTCAGGCAGGCGCACACGGTCAGCTCGGTCTGTCCGCGCGACGTGGACCTGCCTCAGGTCCGGGGCTCACAAGGTCAACTCCTCTCCGTGGTCGTCCCGGTGTTCAACGAGGAGGACGTGATCCTCACGACGCACGAGCGGCTGACGGCGGTGCTCGACGGCCTCCCGCTGTCGTGGGAGGTCCTCTATGTGGACGATGGCAGTACCGACGCCTCGCCGGCGCTCCTCGACCGATTGGCAGAAGGGGATCCGCGCGTGCGCGTCATTCACTTCGCGCGCAACTTCGGCCACCAACTGGCGATCACGGCCGGGATCGACGCGGCCATGGGCGACGCCGTGGTCGTGATCGACGCGGATCTGCAGGACCCGCCGGACCTCATCCCCGAGCTCGTCGCCAAGTGGCGCGAGGGGTACGAAGTTGTGTTGGCGCGCCGAGCCATTCGCTTTGGAGAGACGTGGTTCAAACGCGCGACGGCGGCCGCCTTTTACCGCGTGCTGAACCGCCTGACGGACGTGGAGATTCCGGTGGACGTGGGCGACTTTCGGCTGATGGACCGGAAGGTGTGCGACGTGCTCCGGGCGCTGCCCGAGCACCGCAGGTTCGTGCGCGGGCTGGTGGCCTGGATGGGCTTCCGCCAGGCCGAGGTGGAGTACGTCCGCCAGCCCCGCTTCGCCGGCGAATCCAAGTATCCGCTTCGCAGGATGGTGCGACTGGCGTTGGACGCGGTGACGTCGTTTTCCACGCGCCCGCTCGGGTGGCCGCTCTACGCGGGGGCGGTCGCCGGCCTGTTAGGCCTCGCCGCCTTCGCGGCGTTCGCGGCGCTCTTTGCCGTGAGCGGGAAGATGATGGACGTGATGGCGCTTGTGCTTTCCGGCGTGGTGGTCTGCACGGGCGCCGTGCTGGTCTCGGTCGGGCTTCTCGGGCTCTACGTGGGCAACGTCCTCGACGAGGTGCGCGGCCGACCTCTCTACATTGTCGATCGCGCCGTGGGCGTGCGGAGGGAGGCTTCGCCGCGTGAGTGA
- a CDS encoding glycosyltransferase 87 family protein — protein MSEASLRMLHKLPGWAWCLACCTASVAIQLALAATTRGYVADQAIFLRWTEAVRTGGLSRAYEAGGIDYPPLYLYVLDAYARLASALHLGLRPGTFWAKLPGIAIYAALMPAMWALSRGMRAEKRRWAIAAYCLNPVLIFDTAVWGQVDVIDATLALAAVWLVSKRPLVAGVAFGLGLAAKFETIVVLPVLLAAAWAQPPRLRRLGQLACGALMSLALVALPLCGGGLWPMIRSAYIATTGEYPYLSMNAMNIWFDFFDASPYASDRAPALLGLTYKEVGLSLLAAACLAALAYLARSRRALPIRATSAAAFVGFSFFMLATEMHERYVVLAVTLVSWLAALDRRWRAVATALAFSAFWNLWVVCFGAVNAQQDAWMVYLNLAAYGAMGVVMAREVMPRRRARRPVAEAAE, from the coding sequence GTGAGTGAGGCGTCTCTACGCATGTTGCACAAGCTCCCTGGCTGGGCGTGGTGTCTCGCGTGCTGCACGGCGTCGGTCGCGATTCAGCTGGCGCTTGCCGCCACCACCCGCGGCTACGTGGCGGATCAGGCCATCTTTCTCCGCTGGACGGAGGCCGTGCGCACGGGGGGCCTGTCGCGCGCGTATGAGGCGGGCGGGATCGACTATCCGCCGCTCTACTTGTACGTGCTCGACGCCTACGCGCGCCTTGCGTCGGCGCTGCATCTGGGTCTTCGCCCGGGTACGTTCTGGGCCAAGCTGCCTGGCATCGCCATCTACGCGGCGCTCATGCCGGCGATGTGGGCGCTGTCGCGGGGAATGCGAGCGGAGAAGCGCCGGTGGGCCATCGCCGCGTACTGCCTGAACCCGGTCCTCATCTTCGACACCGCGGTGTGGGGGCAGGTGGACGTCATCGACGCGACGCTCGCGCTCGCCGCGGTTTGGCTGGTGAGCAAGCGGCCGCTTGTGGCGGGCGTGGCGTTCGGGCTGGGTCTTGCGGCGAAATTCGAGACCATCGTGGTGCTTCCGGTGCTGCTCGCCGCCGCGTGGGCGCAGCCGCCGCGCCTGCGCCGCCTGGGCCAACTCGCGTGTGGGGCGCTGATGTCTCTCGCGCTTGTCGCCCTGCCGCTTTGTGGCGGAGGGCTTTGGCCCATGATTCGCTCTGCGTACATCGCCACCACCGGCGAGTACCCGTACCTCAGCATGAACGCGATGAACATCTGGTTTGATTTCTTCGACGCGTCGCCGTATGCGTCGGATCGCGCGCCCGCCCTCCTTGGGCTCACCTACAAGGAGGTGGGACTCTCGCTCCTCGCCGCTGCCTGTCTGGCCGCCCTCGCGTATCTCGCCCGATCCCGCCGGGCCCTTCCCATCCGGGCAACGAGCGCCGCCGCGTTCGTCGGCTTCTCGTTTTTCATGCTGGCGACCGAGATGCACGAGCGGTACGTGGTGCTCGCGGTGACCCTCGTCTCATGGCTCGCCGCGCTCGACAGGCGGTGGCGCGCCGTGGCCACGGCGCTAGCGTTCAGCGCGTTCTGGAACCTGTGGGTCGTGTGTTTTGGCGCGGTGAACGCGCAGCAGGACGCGTGGATGGTTTACCTGAATCTCGCCGCGTACGGGGCGATGGGCGTGGTCATGGCTCGGGAGGTCATGCCTCGTCGCCGGGCCCGTCGGCCTGTCGCCGAAGCAGCCGAATGA
- a CDS encoding precorrin-2 dehydrogenase/sirohydrochlorin ferrochelatase family protein — MSKSAERPHRGEATPANRVPVWLKPRGMACAVIGGGRVGARRARRLAEAGAKVTLVSPALGPEAALLVERGLVTWMSRAYRYGDLAGFALAVAATDDPAVNAAVREEARARGIWCNRADDASDSDVDFASVIQVGEVSVSIATGGAHPGLAKRLREALAQDLATGGNAFIRLLRRQADGPGDEA, encoded by the coding sequence GTGTCCAAGTCGGCCGAACGTCCGCACCGAGGCGAAGCCACGCCTGCGAATCGGGTTCCCGTCTGGCTGAAGCCTCGCGGCATGGCGTGCGCCGTGATCGGCGGCGGGCGCGTGGGCGCGAGGCGCGCCAGGCGGCTGGCGGAGGCTGGCGCGAAGGTCACCCTGGTGAGCCCGGCGCTTGGACCGGAGGCCGCCCTTCTCGTCGAGCGAGGCCTGGTGACGTGGATGAGCCGGGCCTACCGGTATGGCGACCTCGCCGGCTTTGCCCTCGCCGTGGCCGCGACGGACGATCCAGCAGTGAACGCCGCGGTGCGCGAGGAGGCGCGTGCGCGCGGCATCTGGTGCAATCGGGCGGACGACGCTTCCGATAGCGATGTCGACTTCGCCAGCGTCATCCAGGTCGGCGAGGTTTCCGTGTCCATCGCAACCGGCGGAGCCCACCCCGGCCTCGCGAAACGCCTTCGCGAAGCGCTGGCACAAGATCTCGCGACAGGCGGAAATGCGTTCATTCGGCTGCTTCGGCGACAGGCCGACGGGCCCGGCGACGAGGCATGA